In Thermosphaera sp., a genomic segment contains:
- a CDS encoding radical SAM protein gives MKNIFGSNQGLLHYYYDPLPTNCVATPVCPAATGSGYPKYAVHPQVEAGYYNLAVFFAGCSLNCLYCQNWEHKEMLARSIISWKNIKSVDELKTKALDRRVTCVCYFGGDPGPQIVYALKLSRKILRESQKRNQIKRICWETNGLVHPLIFEEMARLSLESGGIVKIDWKAWTPVIYQALTGVNGDKALERIKLNVKRAWEIGLVRSEIPLLVVSTLLVPGYVDENEVKGIAEYLASISQDIPFVLLAFHPDHLLADLPPTSRSHVKKAYEMALAAGLKRVFIGNEWLLSDYY, from the coding sequence TTGAAAAATATTTTCGGCTCAAACCAGGGACTACTTCACTACTATTACGATCCTCTCCCTACGAATTGCGTGGCGACACCTGTTTGTCCCGCTGCAACGGGTTCTGGTTATCCTAAATACGCAGTTCATCCCCAAGTGGAAGCCGGCTACTATAACCTTGCCGTCTTCTTTGCAGGGTGTTCATTAAACTGTCTCTATTGTCAAAATTGGGAGCACAAGGAAATGCTTGCTAGAAGCATTATTTCTTGGAAAAATATAAAAAGCGTTGACGAGTTAAAAACCAAGGCGCTAGATAGGAGAGTTACCTGTGTTTGTTATTTCGGAGGCGACCCGGGACCCCAGATAGTATACGCTCTAAAATTATCTAGGAAAATCCTTAGAGAGTCGCAGAAAAGGAACCAGATTAAAAGGATTTGCTGGGAGACGAACGGATTGGTTCACCCCCTTATCTTTGAAGAAATGGCTAGGCTGAGCTTAGAGTCCGGAGGGATCGTGAAGATCGATTGGAAGGCTTGGACACCCGTAATCTATCAAGCCTTAACAGGAGTTAACGGTGATAAAGCCCTCGAGAGGATTAAGTTGAATGTGAAAAGAGCATGGGAGATAGGGTTAGTTAGATCCGAGATACCTCTTCTCGTGGTTAGTACTTTGCTAGTTCCAGGTTATGTTGATGAAAACGAGGTTAAGGGGATAGCAGAATACCTTGCATCCATTAGCCAGGACATTCCTTTTGTTCTATTAGCGTTTCATCCAGACCATTTGCTTGCTGACTTACCTCCCACCAGCAGGAGCCATGTGAAAAAAGCCTATGAAATGGCATTAGCCGCTGGCTTGAAAAGAGTTTTCATAGGGAACGAGTGGCTTTTAAGCGATTATTACTAG
- a CDS encoding GNAT family N-acetyltransferase — protein MEESPGLNQCLRIRRFRRDDLESVLIVERECFSESERFDQLTFTYYLRLDSIFLIAEWCDKSVVGYALGFFEDPMTVHLASIAVRPLFRRRGIGERLIEEFESIAREKGAKKIVLEVRVSNVVALNMYRKRGYRVVKRLPRYYGFEDGYYMVKDLF, from the coding sequence ATGGAGGAATCACCGGGTTTGAACCAGTGTTTGAGGATTAGGAGGTTTCGGCGCGACGATTTAGAGAGCGTCTTGATTGTTGAAAGAGAGTGTTTTTCAGAATCCGAGAGATTTGATCAGCTCACATTCACATACTATTTGAGGTTGGATAGTATCTTCTTGATTGCTGAATGGTGTGATAAATCTGTTGTAGGATATGCTTTGGGTTTTTTCGAAGACCCGATGACAGTTCACCTTGCCTCAATTGCTGTTCGTCCATTGTTCAGACGTAGGGGAATTGGAGAAAGACTCATTGAAGAGTTTGAATCCATAGCGAGGGAGAAAGGAGCGAAGAAGATAGTTCTGGAGGTCAGGGTTTCCAATGTTGTTGCATTGAACATGTATCGAAAGAGAGGATACCGAGTAGTCAAGCGGCTTCCTAGATATTATGGGTTCGAAGACGGTTACTACATGGTTAAAGATTTGTTTTAA